A region of the Leopardus geoffroyi isolate Oge1 chromosome C2, O.geoffroyi_Oge1_pat1.0, whole genome shotgun sequence genome:
AGGGGTGATCGGGTGAAGCAGGATTTTGCGATGTTATACCGCTAGATTTTATGGGGAAAAGAACCCTTTAAAATGGACAGCAAAACATTTGGGATAGGTGAGGGGAGGAGCTGTCAAGGAGGACACCTAGGTTTCTTCCTTGAGCAGTTGGTGGTGCCAGACTCAGGAAGAGAATCAGGTTTAAGGTTTGGGCacttagaagaggaagaaacatttcGTCCAGGAGGTAGGTGTTTGAGAAGCCCATGGGCCATCTAAGTATAAGTGTTCCCTATACTCAGAACTCTTTCTTGCCCATGAcactttttttcatgtgttttatttttcttttgtaaaatgtttattcatttttgagagagagcgtgagcaggggaggggcagagagagaggggacagaggatccaaagcaggttctgtgctagcagcagagagcccaatgcagggctccactctacgaatcatgagatcatgtcctgagctgaagtcagacgctcaaccaactgagccacccaggagcccctcatgtCATTTACAGGTGACTTTTACTCCTGAATATCTGAAAGAAATTTATGTTACATTTGTGTATTTGTACAGTAAATTGAATATTGTTCTCTGATTTGCTTTTCATCTCAAAAGATTATTTATATGCATGTAATCATGTTCTTATCCAGGTTCCTAGCATTAATTTGGGtatttaagtaaaaactaaaagaaaaattattttggggcacatgggtggctcagtcagttaagcaactctcgattttggttcaggccatgatcccatggttcatgggttcaagccccacatagggctctgtgctgacagtgcagagcctgcttgggattctctcccaccttctctctctgcccctccacctctctctctctctctctctctctctgcccccccccccgtcaaaataaaaataaacttaaaaattaaaaaaaattttttttgaagaaaagttaTGTTGCACAAATTACTAAGAAGGaacattggaaaagaaaaatctttaaaagtccACATTATCCTTCAAATAGACATCTATTAACCTGCTGTTGAAGCTCTGGACACATCAGGAAATTCATTGTTTCAtacaattttgtatctttttttttttttttttttaatttttttttttcaacgtttatttatttttggcacagagagagagcatgaacgggggaggggcagagagagagggagacacagaatcggaaacaggctccaggctctgagccatcagcccagagcctgacgcggggctcaaactcacggaccgcaagatcgtgacctggctgaagtcggacgcttaaccgactgcgccacccaggcgcccctacaattttgTATCTTTTATCAGTACAGTTTTTGACGTTTCTAAATAAATACCAGAAGCCCACAAGatttaacagaaaaaattaaCTTCTGCAGCATAAtttaaacccttttttttttttgctaaagaatttcttttcataCAGACCAGTGAAACTTAAAATTTGCTATGTTTAATAGATTCAACTAAATCATGGCTTAGAGCTGTGGCAGTGGTCTGCGAAGACAGTTGACCGTTGGAGATTGGTTAGCCATCTGTTGGCAGTGAGACTGAAGGGAGGTTGCAGAGTAAGGCAGCTCTTGAAAAATCTTCCCATGTTAGTAAAGTAAGCAAGTTCAAGTTCTCTGCCTACCTGCTGTTTATCCAGTGCAGTAAGTATTAGAATCAAACAGAAGAGTGGAGCTATTTATTTGGGCTGTACTTTTGTATTAGCTacttttttgtcttgtttatggccttaaacatatataataacaaaacttttaatattttcattctaaTAAGATTTGTGAACTTCCTTTTCGTGTTAATTTACCCAGTCTTGAAGGTGTACGCTCGTGTTAGCAAATAGAGCTTTGAAGGTTTGCACTTAAGTATCTTAATTTTGCTGGAAATTTGACCTAATCAGACAgtaactggtttaaaaaaaaaaacaaaaaacaaaaaaaaaaacacacacaactgcAGTATAAGTAGCaaagggataaataaaatgtgtatgaaattcCATTTCAGGTCTGTTTTTGTACTCGGTGGAAGACACAACGCTGAGATATTTGAGTTTGCTTTGTGAGAGCAGCTGTTCCCACATGCTTACATGATCATTGTTCAGGAGGTGTACTCCCCATAGCTCACTTGTGAGCCAACTGATAGCCCATTTAGCGGTGGTTTTGGCAAACTCAGCAGGTCCCACTATTGGCTGATGTTACATCATTTTAGAACAAATTAATACTTACACGCCGTTTTATACCTGATTTAATACCATTAAAGTGCAAGTACTTCATTATCTTACTACTAGCCAGAGTTTGCAGTTCAGTTAATAAAATTGTTacaacttcaatttttaaaacaaaggatgAGTGCAGGGTTTAATTTTTTCTGATAAGTCagctaagactttttttttttttttttaacctgccaCCTGAGTGGCACTCCACTTACCCTGTTTTCAAAGCTAAGCAGATTTAGACTGGTTAATTCTGGCAGGCATTAATTTTCAGCTCCACATCCCTTATTCACTTTCAGTATAAACATACTGCTGTTTGACTTTAGTAATATGGCTtgagtttataaaaatgtaataaggTATTCTGTATTATGAAATGTATTATGTCTTTGAAAATGTGTTCTatgatctgtattttaaaaaacaattgaaatAGCATACTTAAGCTTACTAAAAAGTTAGGACATAGAAAAATGTGATAACATTTCTACTATTTATAGGATATCATAAAGATTTGTTGAAGAATTATACTGGTTATTGGAGCAGATAGAATCTATCGCTATGTGAAAATTGTGTGTAATGCATTTCTTCTAGAGGATAAAATTATCTTGATAAAGTTTTAGAAAGctaaacaaatgtgaaaacattttagatgctttcattttcttaaaaaaataaatctaggggcacctgggtggctcagtcagttaaatgtccagctctttctttttttttaagcttatttatttgagagagagagagtgcgcgagcgagcggggaggggtagagacgggagacagaggatctgaagcaggctctgtgctgagagcagagagcctaatgcagggctcgaactcacaaaccatgagatcatgacctgagctgaaatcaagtcagatgcttaaccgaatgagccacccaggcgaccctaagtgtccaactcttgatctcagctcaggtcttgatctcagggtcatgagttcatgggctccatgctgggcatgaggCCTACTAGATAGAatcaagatagatagatagacagacagaaaaCCCACTTCATTGACTTTGTGAGGcttttattaatgtgtatttttttggtTCTGGTATACCTTTCCCCAGTAAAACATAACTATAATTTAAGAACATGATCAACTTAtgtttttgttagaaaaaaaattgtcaagcATTTCTCTTATTGAgccttaaaatagaaatttttgcaAGTGTGTACTTCAGGAGAATTAGCAAAGAAAGCACTACACTATAAAGGCCAacattttgtaaatgtaaattgCTAGTTTGGTActacttttttatattatatgcaATAACCTGCCTCTGGAGCAAGGTTTAAAATGAATCAAGTCCTTGGAAAGGCTTTATTATTCATAAGAATTTAATATTACTGAACTATATAGTTAAACTGAAGCAGAAATTATTAGaccatattttatgttattaacaCCCATATTCTTTAGCATCTTTCCTCTAATTTACAAACCTGATGACTGAGATCCATGTTTTACTAAGATCTGTATATACTCTTattgcagcttttaaaaaaacaaaatgttgtcttgtttgttttttttttctctataggaGTACCAAAATCTAATCTCCTGCACACCAGATCATTAAGGGGCCATAAAGACTGCTTtgaaaaataccatttgattGCAAACCAGGATTGTCCCCGATCTAAACTTTCAAAAAGTACTTACGAAGAAGTTAAAACTCTTTTGAGTAAGAAGATAAACTGGATTGTACAGTATGCACAAAATAAGGATCTGGATTCAGATTCTGAATGTTCTAAAAATACCCAGCATCACCTGTTAAATTGCAGGCATAAGCCAGATAAAAAGTTACTCCCACAGTTTGACTCTCAAGTACCAAAGTATTCTGCAAAGTGGATAGATGCAAGCGCAGGCGGCCTCTCAAACTGTTCACAAAGAATATTGGAGCAGCGGGAAAATACAGACTTTGAGCTTGCGGTGTTGCAAGATTCAGGTGCCACTTTATGCCACAGTAGTGTATTGTGGCCTCATAGTCACAACCAGgcacagaaaaaagaagaaataatctcTGATCCAGATGCTAACGTCCAGGCCCAGCATCCACATTACAGCAGAGAGGAATGTaagtaaaatggggagaaaagtaAAGGTTGCAGTTttgttggcctttttttttttttttttttttacatttttacatatgTGATATGTCAAGAATTCTGTTCTAGAATTATGGATTTTATAGAGTATTTAAATGACAGGTTCACCCTAGCAAAAATGAGGTGtcttaaattctccatcagtTCTCTCAAATACTCCTTAGTATGTCCTAAAGCATTTGAATTCAGTCCCAtcatcttttttaataaatttaaaataaataaatttaataaattaaatgtattaaactaAATGGAATTGACAAACAATTGGAAGTTTGAAGTTCATGTAGTTTAGAAGTACATCTTCAACCATTGGCTAACATACATTGTCGCGTTGCTCATCGCTACAAGATTAATTTACTGGGGGTggcatttcaaaagcaaaaagcTGACATTTCACTAAAGGACAAAGGTAATGTGTGCACTTATTTTAAAGTTGGGAAAAGTGACCCGTtcggttttcatttatttccacaaaaactcacagaaactgagataattcTAATGGACTTTAAGTCAAGTGATTTTAGAACTAGAAGGGACATTGGGTCTATCTTTAATGCAACTTCTAAATTCTACACATGAGTTATCTAAGGTTATATAACGAGATAGATCAGTTTTTCAGACTATTTCCACAGTACTTTAGTGTTTTCCCAACTGTGGATCATAAACTATGTAGTGCTTAAGCATAATCAGCTTGATGAGTAGTGGCTTCTAGCAGTTTACCAAGTATTCTTTGGCAAAACTTTTGATTCAGGTGGAGGTGTACTGGAAGTGatgtaaaatatgtttcttgCTGTGAGCTGTggttagaatttgaaaatatcctCCACACTGTAGGAGTTAATGAGTAAATCCTGGAGGACGGGTGAATACTATAATGGCAgttaagtgaatatttttttaaatagaatattgtATTAGTGATGTAGacaatttatttttccagcttACTGTAGTAATAAttcacatattttcatgtttcagtGAATTCGATGACTCTTGGTGAGGTAAAGCAACTGAATGCAAAGCTCCGACAGGAAATACAGGGTAAAGACTCAGTGTCAATGTTTTATGCATGTGAAAATTTTGATACAGAAAATCCCTCATGACAGGACATTCTTAACTTTATCTGCATTTAAATTCGGAAAGGGGATTAAAACCCATTGGAACTTCCAGAGCAAAAGATTAAGAAAACGACTTCTTTatgaaataaaggggaaataagtttttcttttttaagtaaaaatggagacaactaaACCCATATCTCTTCCTAGCATATTATTATGCCAGACACTGTATGAGTGTGCTTCCTAACAGTTCCTTAAAGTTGTATTAGCCCTGTTTTGTGgagttttttaaattacaaacaaTGTCAAACACAAAAGTGGTGAGAATAGTTTAGTGAACCCCTTGACCCATCTTCACCCGCTTCAACTATTATCAAAAGCATAGCTAATTTCCCCTCATCTCTGCTCATACCCATTCCTTTCaccccatgcccagcatggatTATTTGACACAGATCCCAGACAAATTGTTTTGTCCACAAATACTCCAGGATTTTCTctaaaagataatttcttttaaaggtaATCACAACCTcattatcacacctaaaaaaaaaaaaaaaaaaaaaaaaaccaaaaaccaacaacaacagcTAGTAATTCTTTAAACATCATCAAATACAACGCTAACACTAACAACAGTTAATGTTGATATTCCCCtgttgttccctttttttttttttttttaaacaactgatTTTCATTTTGGTGAGGAAATTACACTTCAGAGACATTAAGTTGCTTACAAAGATCATGCGTTCAGTTAGTAACAGATTAAGGATTATATAACCCCTGCCTTAACTCCATGGCCAGTGGTCTTAATCACACATCAGctgagaataataaaatagtaacaacaataatagtaatagcaaCTTCTGTTTATCAAGTGCTTATTCTGTGGAATGTACTTTatagtatgatctcatttaatcctcacagtagcCCTGTGAATTGCTTACTATTGATACCAAGATTATACATAAGAGGAAACTAAAGTGTGTAGTTTTAGTCACTTGCCTGAGACTTATAAAAGTGTAGGAACAAGAATTCAAAAATGTAGGTAGTCTGAATCCAAAACCTCTTAAGAGGTATTTCCAGACCTGAGTATTAATGGTCACTTCCTGTCCCATAAGTCATAAATGAACCTATTTATATATTCATCCACCTTTTAAATCTTTACAGAAGTTTTTGAAGAGTTAACACACCAAGTGCAAGAAAAAGATTCTTTGGCCTCAGAGCTCCACGTCCGCCACGTTGCCATCGAACAGCTCCTCAAGAACTATTCCAAGTTACCGTGTCTGCAAGTGGGGCGAACAGGAACAAAGTCACACCTACCCATAAACAACTAAACCAGACTTAACATTTCCTTCCTTGGCCCTCATGCCCCTACCATGTAATGGTCTGCCAGGCATGATAACTTTAAAGAAGTTGAAGAAAGTTATTGGTCCCATTTTTTTATGGTCCTTAAATTTGCAAAGCTGAAGGCAGTATTTAACATCTTTGTCAAATAAAGCAGATCGTTACACTCTAGTCTTCTAGGATTAATCATTTTGGTTCATTTTGGGAATCTTTCTTCCCATTATTACTAAATGGCCCTCCCTAACTTACCACATGTGACTACTGTTACAGTGTGACttgattaaacattttaatgcaaTTCACCTgtcaaaacaatagaaaattaaaCTCCTTAGATTAGTCTGAACTACTAAAGATAACTTTTAAGAGGGAAATGGAATTCATAATACACCTCTTATTTATTATGagcaatattttaatatgaaagttttatatatataaatgctatTTTAGGTACCTTTCCATTCTCTTTATAAATCTGTATTTGAATGCCTCTGTATATTATATTTACACTTTTCCTGTGTGAATACGTTCACTCATATTTCAGATCACtgcattttattctcttaatatactctttttactattgttttccaaagataaatgtattttgaagTAGAAATCTATCTAGTTGAATTGTTTTGACTTCTAATAACTCTTAGGAAAGAGgaattaataactttttaaagcaaatgtccaagaaaaaaagtacattatttttttctaacaaaagcagttctgagtttgttcagaaagaaaatgctaatcTAGTTTTCATATGTCAGCTTGTCTCCATAAAAGTAAAAGCCTGTTATATTTCATTATTACTTCCATTCTAATGACTTTGATGTGTTAGAATTTGGACAGAGTAAGTCACGCCTCACTTCCAAGTCCAGTGTAACATCTGTCAAATTGAATATGCTGCGAAATTGTTgtcctatctttaaaaaaaaaacttaaaaattcttctGTGTGCTACTTCAGATATAGGTTCAAGAATCC
Encoded here:
- the CC2H21orf91 gene encoding protein EURL homolog isoform X2, which produces MNEEEQFVNIDLNDDNICSVCKLGTDKETLSFCHVCFELNIEGVPKSNLLHTRSLRGHKDCFEKYHLIANQDCPRSKLSKSTYEEVKTLLSKKINWIVQYAQNKDLDSDSECSKNTQHHLLNCRHKPDKKLLPQFDSQVPKYSAKWIDASAGGLSNCSQRILEQRENTDFELAVLQDSGATLCHSSVLWPHSHNQAQKKEEIISDPDANVQAQHPHYSREE
- the CC2H21orf91 gene encoding protein EURL homolog isoform X1, encoding MNEEEQFVNIDLNDDNICSVCKLGTDKETLSFCHVCFELNIEGVPKSNLLHTRSLRGHKDCFEKYHLIANQDCPRSKLSKSTYEEVKTLLSKKINWIVQYAQNKDLDSDSECSKNTQHHLLNCRHKPDKKLLPQFDSQVPKYSAKWIDASAGGLSNCSQRILEQRENTDFELAVLQDSGATLCHSSVLWPHSHNQAQKKEEIISDPDANVQAQHPHYSREELNSMTLGEVKQLNAKLRQEIQEVFEELTHQVQEKDSLASELHVRHVAIEQLLKNYSKLPCLQVGRTGTKSHLPINN